In a single window of the Prochlorococcus marinus XMU1408 genome:
- a CDS encoding tetratricopeptide repeat protein — protein sequence YNLGNILRALGKLQEAEESIRKAIELKPDFVEAHSNLGLVLKNLGNLSDAELSLRKAIELKPDFANAYSNLGTILKDLGNLHEAELSLRKAIALKPDFANAYSNLGTILKNLGNLKEAELFQRKAIELKPDFASAYLNLGNTLRDLGNLKEAELFQRKAIELKPDFVNAFLNLGNTLRDLGNLKEAQLSLSKAFKLQPESAITNHNMGMIFNDLGKYHTAIKFFKKSIELDNDSVFPKWGLITSKGYICDWSNHENQNKWLEKLGIEGSPVIPLSLFYYEDNPLKQLKRAQNLYKKKYQKETKSIGHFKNKKIHIGYFSADFRAHPMMYLMSSMFKLHDKSKFKVYLYSFVNKEDEYTKIAKESGCIYRDIKELNDLEAVELARSDRLDIAIDRMGYVSGNRMNIFSYRVAPIQIHYMAYAGTLGADSIDYLIADNIIIPKEYEKYYSEKIIRMPNTYQCNDNKKEICKEPITRKEFNLPEEAFVFTCFCANKKITPQEFDIWMKLLRSINGSVLWLYKSNDYSEKNLIYEAEKRKVDPDRLIFANKLPLKKHLARHALGDLALDTFNYNGHTTTSDALWAGLPVLTKIGESFSARVSASLLNSIGLSELITSSKQEYEKKALKIASNPNELIRLKTKLAQSRETSPLYNSELFTRDLESKFKDLLNK from the coding sequence TTATAATCTAGGAAATATATTGAGAGCTCTTGGTAAATTACAAGAAGCAGAAGAATCCATCAGAAAAGCAATTGAACTTAAGCCTGATTTCGTAGAAGCACATTCAAATCTAGGACTTGTTTTAAAAAATCTTGGCAACTTAAGCGATGCAGAATTATCACTTCGCAAAGCAATTGAACTTAAACCTGATTTCGCCAATGCTTATTCCAATCTAGGAACAATCTTGAAAGATCTTGGCAACTTACATGAGGCTGAATTATCACTTCGCAAAGCAATCGCACTTAAACCTGATTTCGCCAATGCTTATTCCAATCTGGGAACAATCTTAAAAAACCTTGGCAATTTAAAGGAAGCTGAATTATTTCAGCGCAAAGCAATTGAACTTAAACCTGATTTTGCAAGTGCTTATTTAAACTTAGGAAATACATTACGAGATCTTGGTAATTTAAAAGAAGCTGAATTATTTCAGCGCAAAGCAATTGAACTTAAACCTGATTTCGTCAATGCTTTTTTAAACTTAGGAAATACATTACGAGATCTTGGCAATTTAAAAGAAGCTCAATTATCACTTAGTAAAGCATTTAAACTTCAGCCTGAAAGTGCTATTACTAATCACAATATGGGAATGATATTTAATGATCTTGGTAAATACCACACAGCTATAAAATTTTTTAAAAAGAGTATAGAGTTAGATAATGATTCAGTATTTCCCAAATGGGGCTTAATTACATCAAAAGGATATATATGCGATTGGAGTAACCATGAGAATCAAAATAAATGGTTGGAAAAGCTAGGAATTGAGGGTTCACCTGTAATACCATTAAGCTTATTTTATTATGAAGATAATCCATTAAAACAATTAAAAAGAGCTCAGAATTTATATAAGAAAAAATATCAAAAAGAAACTAAATCTATAGGACATTTTAAAAATAAAAAAATTCATATTGGATATTTCTCAGCTGACTTCAGAGCTCATCCCATGATGTATCTAATGAGCTCTATGTTCAAATTACATGATAAATCTAAATTCAAAGTATACCTATACTCATTTGTGAATAAGGAAGATGAGTATACTAAAATAGCAAAGGAATCTGGATGTATTTATAGAGATATAAAAGAATTAAATGATCTTGAGGCTGTTGAATTAGCAAGAAGTGATAGATTAGATATAGCTATTGATCGTATGGGTTATGTTAGTGGAAATAGAATGAATATATTTTCTTATAGAGTAGCACCTATACAAATTCATTATATGGCATATGCTGGAACACTTGGAGCTGATAGTATCGACTATCTTATAGCAGATAATATAATAATTCCAAAAGAATATGAAAAATATTATTCTGAAAAAATAATAAGGATGCCAAATACTTATCAATGTAATGATAATAAAAAAGAAATATGTAAGGAGCCTATTACTCGTAAGGAATTCAATCTTCCTGAAGAAGCATTTGTATTTACTTGCTTTTGTGCTAATAAAAAGATCACTCCACAAGAATTCGATATTTGGATGAAATTACTTAGATCAATTAATGGGAGTGTTCTTTGGTTATATAAATCAAATGATTATTCAGAAAAGAACTTGATTTACGAAGCAGAAAAAAGAAAAGTAGATCCAGATAGATTAATTTTTGCCAATAAATTACCATTAAAAAAACATCTAGCAAGACATGCTCTTGGAGATTTAGCACTAGATACTTTTAATTATAATGGTCATACAACTACCTCAGATGCTTTATGGGCAGGATTACCAGTTTTAACAAAGATAGGGGAAAGTTTTTCTGCAAGAGTCTCTGCAAGTTTGCTAAACTCAATAGGACTTTCTGAACTTATTACTTCTAGTAAACAAGAATACGAAAAGAAAGCTTTAAAGATCGCTAGTAATCCTAACGAACTTATAAGATTAAAAACGAAATTAGCCCAATCAAGAGAGACGTCACCACTTTATAATTCAGAATTATTCACTAGAGATCTAGAGAGTAAATTCAAGGATTTGTTAAATAAATAA
- a CDS encoding sulfotransferase family protein, giving the protein MESSDKDQGKKNTPQVQTFSIPFPLRENQENITINTNTPTQPSKEQIINQAFKFHSQGNISEAAKYYQYFINQGFKDHRIFSNYGTILQGLGKSQDAELSFRKAIEINPDYAEAYSNLGVLLNDLGELQDAELHTLKAIEIKPDYAEAHSNLGNILKELGKLQEAELHTLKAIEIKPDYAEAHYNLGIILRALGKLQQAEISYRKAIEIKPDYTEAHSNLGNILKELGKLQEAELSLRKAIELNPNLGNAYYHLSLLNSLCDNKSWQDRLFSESILKNQKEKDLVDIYFARANILEENYNFPQASHFLKKANNLNRNIYGSNYSDIRQKIESCYHKVWEEKKIDLNQINNLPIPIFIVGLPRSGKTITETILACNNKLIKCGEDYTLPKAIKIYHEEKENLLDSNLSKLYFENIEADISGKSFISTTLPMNFINIGLITSQIPTARIIYCYRNPLDNIKETYKKNMGNKNTYSCSIVESANLYIEVYFLMKEYQKRYNSIIYFLNYDDLVTNTGEEIKHLIDWLGWENNNKYLEPNLDPKTIKITGKIDQQRINENEISSWKNYRDLLKPAIQIFNSNTKFRNLFKQYVEEMNQ; this is encoded by the coding sequence ATGGAATCTAGTGATAAAGATCAAGGGAAAAAGAATACACCTCAAGTCCAAACATTTTCAATTCCATTTCCTTTAAGAGAAAATCAAGAAAACATCACTATTAATACAAATACTCCTACGCAACCTTCTAAAGAACAAATAATTAATCAAGCATTTAAGTTTCATTCACAAGGAAACATTTCAGAAGCAGCAAAATATTATCAATATTTCATAAATCAAGGTTTCAAAGATCACAGGATTTTTTCTAATTATGGAACAATTTTACAAGGTCTTGGCAAATCACAAGACGCAGAATTGTCATTTCGTAAAGCAATTGAAATTAATCCTGATTACGCAGAGGCTTATTCCAATTTGGGAGTCTTATTGAATGATCTAGGCGAATTACAAGACGCAGAATTACATACTCTCAAAGCGATTGAAATTAAACCTGATTACGCAGAGGCTCATTCCAATCTGGGAAACATATTAAAAGAACTTGGAAAATTACAAGAAGCAGAATTACATACTCTCAAAGCGATTGAAATTAAACCTGATTACGCAGAGGCTCATTACAATCTAGGAATCATATTGAGAGCTCTTGGCAAGCTACAACAAGCAGAAATTTCATATCGCAAAGCAATTGAAATTAAACCTGATTACACAGAGGCTCATTCCAATCTGGGAAACATATTGAAAGAACTTGGAAAATTACAAGAAGCAGAATTGTCATTGCGCAAAGCAATAGAACTTAATCCTAATCTAGGAAACGCTTACTATCATCTATCACTTCTTAATTCCTTATGTGACAACAAAAGTTGGCAGGACAGACTTTTCTCTGAAAGCATCTTAAAGAATCAAAAGGAAAAAGACCTAGTTGATATTTACTTTGCCAGGGCGAATATTCTAGAAGAAAATTATAATTTCCCTCAAGCCTCTCATTTTCTAAAGAAAGCAAATAATTTGAATAGAAATATATATGGCTCAAATTATTCAGATATCAGGCAAAAAATAGAGAGTTGCTATCATAAAGTTTGGGAAGAAAAAAAAATAGATTTAAATCAAATAAATAATCTTCCTATTCCAATTTTTATAGTTGGATTACCACGATCTGGTAAAACAATTACCGAAACAATACTTGCCTGTAATAATAAATTAATAAAATGTGGAGAGGATTACACACTTCCAAAGGCTATAAAAATATATCACGAGGAAAAAGAAAATTTACTTGATTCAAATTTATCCAAGCTCTACTTCGAAAATATAGAAGCAGATATTTCCGGGAAATCATTTATTTCTACAACATTGCCAATGAATTTCATCAACATTGGATTAATTACTAGTCAAATTCCTACAGCAAGGATTATTTATTGTTACAGAAATCCTTTGGATAACATTAAAGAGACCTATAAAAAGAATATGGGAAATAAAAATACATACTCTTGTTCTATAGTTGAATCAGCAAATCTTTATATAGAAGTATACTTTTTAATGAAAGAATATCAGAAAAGGTATAATTCTATAATATATTTTCTAAATTACGATGATCTAGTCACAAATACTGGAGAAGAAATAAAACATCTTATTGATTGGCTTGGTTGGGAAAACAATAATAAATATTTAGAGCCTAATCTAGATCCGAAGACAATAAAAATAACAGGAAAAATTGATCAACAAAGAATAAATGAAAATGAAATATCCAGCTGGAAAAACTATAGAGATCTTTTAAAGCCCGCAATTCAAATATTTAATAGTAATACAAAATTTAGAAATCTATTTAAGCAATATGTAGAGGAAATGAATCAATAA